The sequence below is a genomic window from Dermacentor andersoni chromosome 6, qqDerAnde1_hic_scaffold, whole genome shotgun sequence.
GGACCACCTTGGCTTTGCTGTCGTGAGTTCATTTATTCAAAGCTCTTTCCTGCGACGTCAAGATTTCGCAAAATTCAGCCCCTACTCTCGCTATTCTAATTTTTCAGGCTGGGATGCAAGTCCTGTGGGGATTAGGCGGAGCAACGGGTGCCACACTTGGAGGCGCAATTGCAGACGTATGAACTGTTCACTTATCGCTGGCCACCACTGTtactcttgctgtctttttctgaCGGTATTTATGTTCGCTTATTTTTTTCGCCAACTATACCAATATCCCAAATACCAACACACAActctggagagaaaaagaaagtaaaagaaaaataacagcGAAAAACCGCCCAGTAACACAAGTCACAAGCAGCACAGGCGTAGAGCCACTCGGGCACCAGCAACCGAAAGGACGGTCTAGTGTTTGGGAGAGTCATCCATAACGTAGGGAGGAGTCCGCACTAGTATTAACTTTTCGGCGGCAACTGCGCCAGTAATTTCCACCTGCTACTCCATTTCATAAAAATTGGCAGTCACTTAGGCATCCTTACGTGATATTCAAATCCAGCTTAATCCTCTTTAATTCCCCTTCATACACTTTAATTCACTTTGCTCTACCTTAAGTCACCTTGCTCTaacttcacaactctaccttaatccacctagCTCTAATATGCACCAACTTTTATCCACTTTGATCCTCCTTAATAAGCTTTAATTCATCTTCGTTCACTTTACTTAAtcttaattcactttacttcaccatAAGTAACCTTACTCTAAATTGTTCTAACTtccattcactttacttcactgtAATTCACTTTAAGTTAACATTAATTACCCATAATTACTACTATAGTTAACGTTTTTTTACCCTATACTACCTTCGGTATTACTACGGAAATCATACAAGAAGCTGATGACGTAAACTCGGCCCCAATGGCTGCGCCGTCACTTGTTCAACAACGCGTGCACTGGGCCACACGTTtactcagccagatggctgccACGTGACGTGTGCGATGAGGCGCGCACTAGGTATACACCTTTTgccagccagaaccgtggagccgccgtggcgtcatGGAAGCGAGTTCGTCTAGCACCCCGGAGGccctggctcgattcccaccctgACCGAAATTTgataaattttattttcaaatgtTTTAATTTCCTTTGTATACAGGAATCTCCCTTGGAAATGTGACGTGAATCCGAGCATTCCTTAACAGTtctttactctttgcgccgtcggccatttttggtgcctTCACTTGATCACGCCGGATATTCTGCCTGATGGGACATAatatgctttcgcattaataagaAACTCACGCACTTGTGCGACTCAGCAaagatttattaatttatttttggTCATGGCGTAATATGATTTTTTTCCTCTTTGTAATGCTTTTTGTAGGTCTTGGGGATGAATGAAATAACTGAAGCGATGGACCGAAGAGCGAAGGGAACGTTCCATTGATATTGTGTATCTCGCGACGCCCTTGTCACAACGTCTAGATGCATGCCCCTGTTTttcctctttcttgctttttgtctTCCTCTCCGACATTAGCCAGCGAGTATGTTGTTGAACAGCTGCGAGGCAGTGGTCTGAACGAGATACTCTATTTTTCAATTATGTGTTTTGTGCGGTCCAAGTGTCCTGGGTTCCGCGCTTGTAATTTTATTTACCATCGCATTCACCTGAAGTATCATGCTACCTATGTCGCCGGAGAAATCTCTCCACTTTTCCCTAAAGCGACTATTTAACCTTCTCTAAGCAATGACTACAATCCAATCAGCTGTCGCGTTACTTTTCTCTCGTAGCTCTGGGGATATCCTGCGTCATTCTTCGTGATGTCATCGGGGTTTATGCTGTCCTCTCCTTTTATTGCGAAGTCACGGATCTTCCGAAGAAACCGAAAACGTGAGATTGGAAGTTCATGTTTAAGAGACTAATTGCTATATATATAAGAATGAGGCGGGAGGAACGGAACAGTTTTCACATTTGAATTGGTTGCCTAGTGCGTTTGTTACATCGATAAAAGCTGAACTGCTCTAAACTTACACTTTTACATTCGGCTACAATAACAACCAAGCTCTGTCTCCGAGGGCGATTGAGAAGCTTTGAAAAACAAAACGATCAAGCAACTCGTGTCCCACTCCGCCCTTTCTATTGGGAGGAGAAATGGCTGAAAAAAATTGGGACACATTACGTATGCAACTAAAATTTGTGTACTCCACTTTACACGCGGGCAGGTCGACACTGAACACGACCAAGGACCTCCACCACAGGTTCCTCCAGCCACTTATGGCTTTGGCAGTTTTGACACGATGTCCTTGGTTTGCACAGCAAGTTAGTTCGGAAGATCAGTGAAAAGAACGTCCTTGTGTCTCCTCTTCCTTCTGTGACTTTCACAGCTGCATTTCTGCAATCACTGCTCTTGTTATTGTTCTTGAAAAAGATTACTAATATTTTCTTGCATAGTCACATAAGcgcaattgtaaaaaaaaaaaatttttttttcgaacttcacGGTGGGCTCTTAAAGGTATGTTTCTAGCGGACTGCGGCTTGTTGTCGGGGGGTGTTAAATCCCAGTTTAGGTCAGTTTTCCGACGTCGAGGAAATGAACTTGTCATTCGATGTGCTAGCTATATCCTGAACATACGTTTCTTCCTCATGCCTTTCACTGCTTTATATGCTGGACAGTTCGTTTATCCTGCAATACATGTGCTTACATGTCGTAATTGTGTTCTAAAAAGGATTTAGCGGCAAAGCATAACGTCCGAGAATAAATAGTCGGTATTGATAGTAAGCCTGCGGTCTAAACGATGACAAAAAATGCTCTAGGTTGGAGATGGTTGGTATAGCATCCCACTGAGCATCCTGAGCATCCCACTATATAGCATCCCACTGTATAGCATCCCACTGAGCATCCCACTAGCATCCCATCATGATGTCGCATTCTTCCCAAGGGCACATGAGGGGGCAAAATAACCTTTAACATGAAAAAGTTGCTTATTAGGGATAAAAGCACGGTGACAGAATACACTACAGAAAACGCACGTTTTTCAAGATTTTTTCATCGGCACCTAGGCcctgcttgttctttttttttttgtcggaaatgCAACAGCAAAGCCGGCAGTAAGGTATCTTTCGCAACCGAAAACACAATTTTTTGTTCACCTGCAGTCTTCCACGACCAAGCGGCTATAGAGTAGGACGGAAATTTTATGTACAATGGCGCCATTTATGACGGGCTATTTCAACTACGTAGCTCAAATCGTGTTAAAGTATTTGAACTCGCTCACACCTTCACCGTCCCCTTCTTCCCGCCTCACCGCTAAATATAATTTATTTATAGATTTAATCATTGCTTTGGTGAAGCACTCACTAAAAACATTTCGAGCAAATACTGTGAGAACATATTATTATTGATCTAGTCGCATTCCTTTAGTTGACAGTAATTTCAGTTTCAGCTGCtctttatttctttgtgtgtcagtcccttttcttctttctacaaAAATCTTGCGCTCATCATTTTCATTCAGGTgctcctttttatttattcacaGCTGCAGCTGGGGATCCACACGCAAATGGCGAGAATACCTGTGGGGAAACCAATATGAAGCATTATTGGCTGCTTCGGGATGCTAGGTTCATTTCTTATTTGTTCAACTTATTCCTCAATGGGCTAATATTTGGATTCCTCGAGCCAACATTAGAGCCTTATCTAAATCAGGTACGTCAAAtaaatgtcattcttttttaaaAAGTACTCTTCCTTTTTTAAATGTAGCACGCTCACATGGCTTTCCATGCTTTCATGTACTAaccgtttttattttcttcagttTCATCACAGTAATTCAGGCATTGGCAGTGTCTTCAGCGTATACGCCCTGACTTTCTGCGTTGCTTCTGCTGTGTGTGGTTTTATCTGCCACTGTAAGGTAAGCACGACCCCGTCAACCCATGTGTTCATATTCTAAACCTATCTATCCGTTAACAAAGCAAACAAGATGTCAAATAATATATTTGGTGTTACACACAAGCTCGCCCAAACGAGCAGCGGGTACGCAAATAAGTTCTTGCGCGCCTGAACCTAAGGTCGAAATGCTCGATGTACTGTCGCGGGTACATAGGTTGTCATGTTGACGCGGACGATGTTCTCTATGCTCCAAACGGCTTAGCTATCTTGACTCCTGGTTAATTAAGGTGGACAAGCCTGAGCGAAGTTCGCTCGTTTATTTTACAACGCATCGATGTCCCTAACATGACACTCATGGTCAAGAAATTAAGCTCAAGTTAAAGTAGATGCTACGTAGAACAAGTGACAGACAGCGCAAGAGCTGGAAGTGAATTCAAGCCTAGGCTCTTCAGCAGTTGAGCAAATATTCGTGAGAATGCGTAGTTGAGCAGGCTTTGAATTACCATGTCTgcctatgcttttcttttttccttaggCTGAGATCCGTTGCCTGCCGCTCGCCCATCTGTTCAACATAACGGGCTTCATCGTGATAGGCCCAGCGCCGTTCCTGCCATTTCAACCGTGAGAAAAGCTTTTTAAGGGAGTGACTAACGTGGCGAGGGCAAAGAAAAGTGCTAAGCATGGCGTGAGCTTAGTCAATATCATTTGTACTATAATATTTTCCGATAATTTTTTACAGGAACCACAGCGAACGGCAGCAGAGTCAATCGCATTAAACTTAGATAACTAGAAGCTCAGTCGCATCTTCCCCCTTCCGCCCAAGCAAGCACAATGTAAATCAATTAAAATTATTGCGTCGGATGCAACCTCACTTTATGAGATTTATAAGCCGCCAGCAGGTCGATTACAACTCTCGACTTAACAGTTTTAAGCTTCTGAGTTCACGGAAAACCTTCCATCCAGCAGTGCGGGTGAAACTGATCTGCCCGTATTCAATGCATTTAGGCTTCAAATTGTCGATTTAGTCGGCCTCGACCTGCGATATGCTAGCCTCCTGAttagctcagattgtagagcGACCGACCCGAAAAGGCGCTGGTCTCCGGCTCGATTTCCGAACCAGGACAAGCTTTCCTTCAACTGCGAATCTTTTTTTCTGAGTAGTACAATTTCTTTAATAGCTTCGTGCGGCCGCCAGGTGGAGGTAAATTGTTTCCCGTCATGACGTTTCCTCCACTTTGCTGATTACCGCAGAACTGATTTGGGCATGGGCTCCAGGCCTGTTGTGTTCCGCAGTCTGGTTTCTGTGCATGGTGAATAGATTTTCAGGTTTTCTTCTTCAGTGTACATCTCGTTTCTTTATGAGCACCTCACATTTCTCCCTTGTATTGCAGCACCATGAACCTTATTTACGTTTCCCAAGTGCTGCTGGGTGCAGGAGTCGCATCGATGCACGCGCTTTCATACTCAACTGCAATCAAGCGCGCAATGTGAGTCTATTCTCATAAAGGAAAGTAATTACGAGTAACGAGGTTGATTTCGTGCTGAGCTACGTATCACGGCGGCCGGTGTTTAACCGTGCAGGAAAAAGACCACGTTTTGTCTCAAGGAAAAAGAGGTGCTCTAAATGCATCTGTACTTTTTTTCCTACAACGACGTTCCTCGCTGACGTTTTAAATGGCTCTGATCTTCTTCGGGAAATTTTACAAGAAAGCAGAGCAGCAACAGAAGCGGTATGTTAAACTAACAGGCAACAGAAAATGTATGTGTTATGGATCACTGTTTAGCATTTTATTTGCAAGAGTAGATTTCGCTGATGATAAAATCATGTAGGCCAATGTGGAAAAGACGCTTTTCTCAAAATTATCGTAACCGTTGGATCAGTCTTTAAGTTGCACCTTGAGTACCTTATGAGCTTTCAAAGAGACGTATTTTACATGTGCACATCAAGTGTAACTTGACGTGAAATGTTTTTTAAACAATTgcgttaaattatggggttctacgtgccaaaaacacgatcggattatcaggcacgccgaagtgggagACTGGATAAATCTTGACCACCTGCAGGTTCTTTAACGCACGCTGAAGTgcacaagcgttcttgcatttcgcccccttcaaaACGCGGCCTCCTCGGCCAGAATCGAACTAGCGACATCGAGGTCGGCAGTGCGCAGCCATGCGCAGCGGGTGTGAAGTGTGCCTATACCCCGACATACTTGCACCCTGTAACTCCAGCGAGCACAACGTTAACAGAAGGGTGCTGGTTCACAGCTCGACCGCGCTTGCGTCTGAAGGAAACTCACCGATTAATTGCCACCATTCATTAGATAATTATCTGCTAGAGCATCTACCACGCAAACTTCTGGGGTATATGATAATACCAGACACTGACTACTATTACAAGAATAAAGAAATGTGATGATGCATGatctcttttcttcctttttcttcgcAGCGCTAAAGGTTACAAAGAAGACATTGACACAAGTAGCTTCGTGTGTGGTGCAATATTTGCCGCATACGTCATAGGGTAAGTTCGGGTTAGCCCAAAGAAACCACAAGaagtgcgctttctttttctaatatggACGTAGAATTCGTCACAAACATGTTTAAGCCAGCCTAAAATATAATATGAATACAAACACGGATGCCTCTTGCTCTTCTTTGTTGTTGCAGACAGATATATTGTGGGACACGAGGTTGACAGTCCAGCGAGTCAGTCGCCTGAATCAAACCAACCCTACAAGAAAAATTGAACGCAACCACCATCGCAACACCAAAATTTATTATCTttgacgttatatatatatatatatatatatatatatatatatatatatatatacacaaagcaAGTCCATGATAATATGGCACGTCACTTCATTCACAAGCGTATGAAAAAAACAGACATGCACTACCATAGGAAGAGGCGCACGCCAACCTCTCCTTCTCTTCAGCTTGATATACATATATAACCTTGCTGAAGCTTTCCATACGCAGTCTAATAATTTTCGAGATTATCGCACTGCTTTTACTGAATAAGGCATTCAGACAACGAAGCCTGAAAAAGCAAATGGGAAACTAGCTTCTATTTTTATCAATAGTGAAAATTGAGCTATACTTTGTGAATTCAATGTGGGCTAACAGTGTAAGAAAACACGTACAGGGGCGAAAAATGCAGGACAAGTGAAATCTAGAAATAATGAAGTAAAAAGAGATGACAGTGGACGAAAATATAAATTTCCGTAACTGGGTTTCATTTTCTGCTTTCTTCATATGGTTCTAACTAACCAAAAAAATTGAGTCTTCAGATACTCTTCTAGCTCACATCACTTAAGTTCTTAATTCCCCTCtccgtagcaaaaaaaaaacgcctcgtTACGATGGTCAAGATATCGCATAAAACGCGCTGTGAGTGCGTTGAATATCGACGCGAATGTTAAGTTTTACTTGGGCAACACAAAGAGTAGTGTGTCTTAGTACTCCTTCACGAAATTCAATATGCATAAACTGAATTTCGGTTCTTC
It includes:
- the LOC126521228 gene encoding uncharacterized protein isoform X3; translation: MPDGQGLGSSGQHISYAPVVVGSDDRELVAISKDETTETDKLSQGVDGVDFTGTYSPVDKKKSILERHKRKICLLPMIHTQFWVAAAYSLLAPLFPALAVSRGLEAWEYGFAFSLGKITTLIGSAWAKKLIQQTSPKSVYLIGQVGYFLANAVYGALYWIPGDYMMLGVALFGGALGGLSESLYCVASYATATVVLADHLGFAVAGMQVLWGLGGATGATLGGAIADLWGYPASFFVMSSGFMLSSPFIAKSRIFRRNRKPAAGDPHANGENTCGETNMKHYWLLRDARFISYLFNLFLNGLIFGFLEPTLEPYLNQFHHSNSGIGSVFSVYALTFCVASAVCGFICHCKAEIRCLPLAHLFNITGFIVIGPAPFLPFQPTMNLIYVSQVLLGAGVASMHALSYSTAIKRAIAKGYKEDIDTSSFVCGAIFAAYVIG